A section of the Tamandua tetradactyla isolate mTamTet1 chromosome 4, mTamTet1.pri, whole genome shotgun sequence genome encodes:
- the C4H1orf53 gene encoding uncharacterized protein C1orf53 homolog yields MAAKKIPALARAPLGRPPPAALLPKPFRLSTGFRQPLSLTLCSASEGDRGSFRPGSPSRPETERPASEELTAAELRIAELHAAACAAGQLNYVDPATGFVVLTRLAHLQRGECCGSACRHCPFGQVNVKDPSKKKHFNSYFYV; encoded by the exons ATGGCGGCCAAGAAGATCCCGGCCTTGGCGAGGGCCCCGCTTGGGAGGCCACCTCCCGCTGCCCTGCTACCAAAACCTTTCCGGCTCAGCACAGGGTTCCGACAGCCCCTCAGCTTAACCCTCTGCTCTGCTTCCGAGGGAGACCGCGGCAGTTTTAGGCCCGGCTCGCCAAGCAGGCCCGAGACGGAGCGACCGGCGAGCGAAGAGTTAACCGCGGCGGAGCTACGGATCGCGGAGCTGCACGCGGCCGCCTGCGCG GCTGGCCAACTAAACTATGTGGATCCAGCTACTGGCTTTGTGGTGCTCACACGGCTTGCCCACTTGCAGAGAGGTGAATGTTGTGGCTCTGCTTGCAGACAC TGTCCATTTGGTCAAGTCAATGTTAAAGATCCATCTAAAAAGAAGCACTtcaattcatatttttatgtttga